The Salvelinus namaycush isolate Seneca unplaced genomic scaffold, SaNama_1.0 Scaffold1393, whole genome shotgun sequence genomic interval CACTAGTAGTGCTGTGCTCCTAGAGACAGACTGCATATTACTGTTAGCCCAGGGACTGGCACGTGCTGCTCTGTGTATTACTGTTAGCCCAGGGACTGGCACGTGCTGCTCTGTGTATTACTGTTAGCCCAGGGACTGGCACGTGCTGCTCTGTGTATTACTGTTAGCCCAGGGACTGGCACGTGCTGCTCTGTGTATTACTGTTAGCCCAGGGACTGGCACGTGCTGCTCTGTGTATTACTGTTAGCCCAGGCACGTGCTGCTCTGTGTATTACTGTTAGCCCAGGGACTGGCACGTGCTGCTCTGTGTATTACTGTTAGCCCAGGGACTGGCACGTGCTGCTCTGTGTATTACTGTTAGCCCAGGGACTGGCACGTGCTGCTCTGTGTATTACTGTTAGCCCAGGGACTGGCACGTGCTGCTCTGTGTATTACTGTTAGCCCAGGGACTGGCACGTGCTGCTCTGTGTATTACTGTTAGCCCAGGGACTGGCACGTGCTGCTCTGTGTATTACTGTTAGCCCAGGGACTGGCACGTGCTGCTCTGTGTATTACTGTTAGCCCAGGGACTGGCACGTGCTGCTCTGTGTATTACTGTTAGCCCGGGGACTGGCACGTGCTGCTCTGTGTATTACTGTTAGCCCAGGGACTGGCACGTGCTGCTCTGTGTATTACTGTTAGCCCAGGGACTGGCACGTGCTGCTCTGTGTATTACTGTTAGCCCGGGGACTGGCACGTGCTGCTCTGTGTATTACTGTTAGCCCGGGGACTGGCACGTGCTGCTCTGTGTATTACTGTTAGCCCAGGGACTGGCACGTGCTGCTCTGTGTATTACTGTTAGCCCAGGGACTGGCACGTGCTGCTCTGTGTATTACTGTTAGCCCAGGGACTGGCACGTGCTGCTCTGTGTATTACTGTTAGCCCAGGGACTGGCACGTGCTGCTCTGTGTATTACTGTTAGCCCAGGGACTGGCACGTGCTGCTCTGTGTATTACTGTTAGCCCAGGGACTGGCACGTGCTGCTCTGTGTATTACTGTTAGCCCAGGGACTGGCACGTGCTGCTCTGTGTATTATTAGCAAAGTCAGAGCCAGTAACaaggggctggggggggggggtggggggactcGTATCACAGTAAGTATTAGCAAAGTCAGAGCCAGTAAcaaggggtggggggtggggggggggactcGTATCACAGTAAGTATTAGCAAAGTCAGAGCCAGTAAcaaggggtggggggtggggggggggactcGTATCACAGTAAGTATTAGCAAAGTCAGAGCCAGTAAcaaggggtggggggtggggggggggactcGTATCACAGTAAGTATTAGCAAAGTCAGAGCCAGTAAcaaggggtggggggtggggggggggactcGTATCACAGTAAGTATTAGCAAAGTCAGAGCCAGTAAcaaggggtggggggtggggggtgggactCGTATCACAGTAAGTATTAGCAAAGTCAGAGCCAGTAACAAGGGGTGGGGGGTGGGACTCGTATCACAGTAAGTATTAGCAAAGTCAGAGCCAGTAAcaaggggtggggggtggggggtgggactCGTATCACAGTAAGTATTAGCAAAGTCAGAGCCAGTAACaaggggctggggggggggggggggggggactcgtATCACAGTAAGTATTAGCAAAGTCAGAGCCAGTAAcaaggggtggggggtggggggtgggactCGTATCACAGTAAGTATTAGCAAAGTCAGAGCCAGTAacaaggggtgggggtggggggtgggactCGTATCACAGTAAGTATTAGCAAAGTCAGAGCCAGTAAcaaggggtggggggtgggggggggggctgggggacTCGTGCAGTACTTGCCTTGACAGCTGCGGAGACAGCTGCAGTAGCAGCGATACTGAGGCCCTGCTTGCCGAAGGTCACCATGGTCTCGTAGCTACGCTCCTTGGCCTGGACAATGTACTCATCTATCTCCTGGTGACAACAGCCGTTACAGAGAGACAAACAAGAGAGTCACTTTACAGAACAACAACTATAGTATGCAACAACATGTCCACCCATGACAACGCAAAAGATAAATATCTCGTCATCAACTGACAGCAGATCATGTTACGTGTAAGTCAGCTTTTTTAGTAGAAGGATTAAAAACAAATATAGGATTCATATGTATTCTTCTATTGCTTGTCGAGGCTTCATATTCAAACACATTCAATACACCGTTAACAAAGTGCTCAGTATTCAGTCGGTCTGTCTTACCCTCTCTCTTGAGGACAGTAGAGGATGGAGACACTTCCTGTAGATGAGACTAGCTCCTCTGGTGTAGGGAGACAGCAACCAGATAACAAATGCTATCTTGATCTCATAATACAGGGGGAAcctagagagagacaacacattacattgTTAACACAGTGTTAACACTGACCCATAACAGACCAGCTATCTCAGAGTACCTAGAGAGAGCCCAGCTATCTCAGAGTACCTAGAGAGAGCCCAGCTATCGCAGAGTACCTAGAGAGAGCCCAGCTATCTCATAATACAGGGGGAAcctagagagagacaacacattacattgTTAACACAGTGTTAACACTGACCCATAACAGACCAGCTATCTCAGAGTACCTAGAGAGAGCCCAGCTATCTCAGAGTACCTAGAGAGAGCCCAGCTATCTCAGAGTACCTAGAGAGAGCCCAGCTATCTCAGAGTACCTAGAGAGAGCCCAGCTATCTCAGAGTACCTAGAGAGAGCCCAGCTATCTCAGAGTACCTAGAGAGAGCCCAGCTATCTCAGAGTACCTAGAGAGAGCCCAGCTATCTCAGAGTACCTAGAGAGAGCCCAGCTATCGCAGAGTACCTAGAGAGAGCCCAGCTATCTCAGAGTACAGGGGGAAcctagagagagaccagctatctCATAGTACAGGGGGAAcctagagagagaccagctatctCAGAGTACAGGGGGAAcctagagagagaccagctatctCAGAGTACAGGGGGAAcctagagagagaccagctatctCAGAGTACAGGGGGAAcctagagagagaccagctatctCAGAGTACAGGGGGAAcctagagagagaccagctatctCATAGTACAGGGGGAAcctagagagagaccagctatctCATAGTACAGGGGGAAcctagagagagaccagctatctCATAGGAACGAGGGTCAGATTAAGGTTAGGAACGAGGGTCAGATTAAGGTTAGGAACGAGGGTCAGATTAAGGTTAGGAACGAGGGTCAGATTAAGGTTAGGGACGAGGGTCAGATTAAGGTTAGGGACGAGGGTCAGATTAAGGTTAGGGACGAGGGTCAGATTAAGGTTAGGAACGAGGGTCAGATTAAGGTTAGGAACGAGGGTCAGATTAAGGTTAGGTATCGTTTCACTGAGGTtcaggtaagggttagggttagggaaaggcATTGGGTTAGCGTACCGCTGTCCAACGCTATTCATTTTCTGCCAGTCAAATATACACTGCCTAAATCCTATTAACCAGCCGACATGACGCTCCTCATTAAATCTGTACAACAAATTTATAAGACTGGATCTCAATTAAATCTCATTAAGCCTGGATTTTTTTCGGCATAGCGTGATGATCAAAGACAACACGGAAAACTAAATGGGATTGGCTTGTTTGTTTGGCTAAACACATTCAAGGTCAATCAACTAAATGAAGAATTAGCATAAAGTCAATGCCTCTGTCTCCCCAGGCTACAGTGAGGTCTGTGATGGTCTCCACTACAGTGAGGTCTGTATTCAGTCTCCCCAGGCTACAGTGAGGTCTGTATTCAGTCTCCCCAGGCTACAGTGAGGTCTGTGATGGTCTCCCCAGGCTACAGTGAGGTCTGTATTCAGTCTCCCCAGGCTACAGTGAGGTCTGTATTCAGTCTCCCCAGGCTACAGTGAGGTCTGTATTCAGTCTCCCCAGGCTACAGTGAGGTCTGTATTCAGTCTCCCCAGGCTACAGCGAGGTCTGTATCACATCTTACCAGGCTACAGCGAGGTCTGTATCACATCTTACCAGGCTACAGTGAGGTCTGTATTCAGTCTCCCCAGGCTACAGCGAGGTCTGTATCACATCTTACCAGGCTACAGCGAGGTCTGTATTCAGTCTCCCCAGGCTACAGTGAGGTCTGTGATGGTCTCCACTACAGTGAGGTCTGTATTCAGTCTCCCCAGGCTACAGCGAGGTCTGTATCACATCTTACCAGGCTACAGCGAGGTCTGTATTCAGTCTCCCCAGGCTACAGTGAGGTCTGTGATGGTC includes:
- the reep3b gene encoding receptor expression-enhancing protein 3, whose amino-acid sequence is MVSWMISRSVVLVFGTLYPAYYSYKAVKTKNVKEYVRWMMYWIVFALYTVVETITDLTVAWFPLYYEIKIAFVIWLLSPYTRGASLIYRKCLHPLLSSREREIDEYIVQAKERSYETMVTFGKQGLSIAATAAVSAAVK